The Prionailurus viverrinus isolate Anna chromosome B4, UM_Priviv_1.0, whole genome shotgun sequence genome has a window encoding:
- the DRAM1 gene encoding DNA damage-regulated autophagy modulator protein 1 isoform X5, producing the protein MSDTGTTPPESGIFGFMINFSAFLGAATMYTRYKIVEKQNQTSYFSTPVFNLVSLVLGLVGCIGMGIVANFQELAVPLVHDGGALLAFVCGVVYTLLQSVISYKSCPQWNSLSTCHVRMAISAVSCAAVVPMIACASLISITKLEWNPKEKDYIYHVVSAICEWTVAFGFIFYFLTFIHDFQSVTLRISTEINDDI; encoded by the exons ATGAG TGATACAGGAACAACACCTCCAGAAAGTGGTATTTTTGGATTTATGATAAACTTCTCTGCATTTCTTG GTGCAGCCACAATGTACACAAGATACAAAATAGTAGAGAAGCAAAATCAAACCAGCTATTTCAGCACGCCTGTTTTTAACCTGGTGTCGCTAGTTCTTGGATTGGTGGGATGTATCGGAATGGGCATTGTAGCCAATTTCCAG GAGTTAGCTGTCCCCCTGGTCCATGACGGTGGTGCCCTTTTGGCTTTTGTCTGTGGTGTGGTCTACACACTCCTGCAGTCCGTCATCTCTTACAAATCGTGTCCCCAGTGGAACAGCCTCTCCACGTGCCACGTGCGGATGGCCATCTCTGCCGTTTCCTGCGCAGCTGTGGTCCCCA TGATCGCCTGTGCTTCACTAATTTCTATAACCAAGCTGGAATGGAATccaaaagaaaag GATTATATATATCACGTAGTGAGTGCAATCTGTGAATGGACAGTggcctttggttttattttctacttcctaACATTCATCCACGATTTCCAG AGTGTCACCCTAAGGATATCCACAGAAATCAATGATGATATttga
- the DRAM1 gene encoding DNA damage-regulated autophagy modulator protein 1 isoform X1, which translates to MGWVSPRGGHALPPPPPPPATGRWPYHGGEAPGVRGPASRKPRGKKEGPGGPDRYSRVAQELRRPGRLGRPRASPPSRADPRRVRTKSERSPAPRGGRRAPPSPRGPPFCDFTGFATNPGRPRPTHPRPAASPPAASLGSPRLPPSEAGPAPPSRSLPSGRRLRASTCATPAPRVPRRAPLGAAPSRRRRDAVLPEGNGLRALSSGDLVVRRLHHLLRGRGALGARQPLPTLHQELAVPLVHDGGALLAFVCGVVYTLLQSVISYKSCPQWNSLSTCHVRMAISAVSCAAVVPMIACASLISITKLEWNPKEKDYIYHVVSAICEWTVAFGFIFYFLTFIHDFQSVTLRISTEINDDI; encoded by the exons ATGGGGTGGGTGTCGCCTCGCGGGGGCCAcgctctcccccccccaccccccccccccgcgacgGGCAGGTGGCCGTACCACGGAGGGGAAGCCCCTGGGGTTCGAGGCCCAGCATCCCGGAAACCCCGAGGGAAGAAGGAGGGCCCGGGAGGACCTGATCGTTATTCCCGAGTTGCTCAAGAGCTGCGGAGGCCGGGCCGGCTGGGACGGCCCCGGGCATCCCCGCCCTCCCGCGCCGACCCCCGCCGAGTCCGAACCAAAAGCGAAAGGAGTCCGGCGCCGCGAGGAGGTCGCCGCGCGCCTCCAAGCCCGCGGGGGCCGCCGTTTTGTGACTTCACCGGTTTCGCAACAAACCCGGGCCGCCCgcgccccacccacccccggccGGCCGCCTCGCCGCCCGCCGCCTCGCTGGGCTCTCCGCGCCTTCCTCCGTCCGAGGCCGGGCCTGCCCCGCCGTCGCGGAGCCTCCCGTCCGGCCGCCGCCTGCGGGCCAGCACGTGCGCGACTCCCGCGCCCCGCGTCCCGCGCCGCGCCCCGCTGGGCGCAGCGCCCTCCCGGCGGCGGCGCGATGCTGTGCTTCCTGAGGGGAATGGCCTTCGTGCCCTTTCTTCTGGTGACCTGGTCGTCCGCCGCCTTCATCATCTCCTACGTGGTCGCGGTGCTCTCGGGGCACGTCAACCCCTTCCTACCCTACATCAG GAGTTAGCTGTCCCCCTGGTCCATGACGGTGGTGCCCTTTTGGCTTTTGTCTGTGGTGTGGTCTACACACTCCTGCAGTCCGTCATCTCTTACAAATCGTGTCCCCAGTGGAACAGCCTCTCCACGTGCCACGTGCGGATGGCCATCTCTGCCGTTTCCTGCGCAGCTGTGGTCCCCA TGATCGCCTGTGCTTCACTAATTTCTATAACCAAGCTGGAATGGAATccaaaagaaaag GATTATATATATCACGTAGTGAGTGCAATCTGTGAATGGACAGTggcctttggttttattttctacttcctaACATTCATCCACGATTTCCAG AGTGTCACCCTAAGGATATCCACAGAAATCAATGATGATATttga
- the DRAM1 gene encoding DNA damage-regulated autophagy modulator protein 1 isoform X2, whose product MGWVSPRGGHALPPPPPPPATGRWPYHGGEAPGVRGPASRKPRGKKEGPGGPDRYSRVAQELRRPGRLGRPRASPPSRADPRRVRTKSERSPAPRGGRRAPPSPRGPPFCDFTGFATNPGRPRPTHPRPAASPPAASLGSPRLPPSEAGPAPPSRSLPSGRRLRASTCATPAPRVPRRAPLGAAPSRRRRDAVLPEGNGLRALSSGDLVVRRLHHLLRGRGALGARQPLPTLHQELAVPLVHDGGALLAFVCGVVYTLLQSVISYKSCPQWNSLSTCHVRMAISAVSCAAVVPTHPPLPQPLQ is encoded by the exons ATGGGGTGGGTGTCGCCTCGCGGGGGCCAcgctctcccccccccaccccccccccccgcgacgGGCAGGTGGCCGTACCACGGAGGGGAAGCCCCTGGGGTTCGAGGCCCAGCATCCCGGAAACCCCGAGGGAAGAAGGAGGGCCCGGGAGGACCTGATCGTTATTCCCGAGTTGCTCAAGAGCTGCGGAGGCCGGGCCGGCTGGGACGGCCCCGGGCATCCCCGCCCTCCCGCGCCGACCCCCGCCGAGTCCGAACCAAAAGCGAAAGGAGTCCGGCGCCGCGAGGAGGTCGCCGCGCGCCTCCAAGCCCGCGGGGGCCGCCGTTTTGTGACTTCACCGGTTTCGCAACAAACCCGGGCCGCCCgcgccccacccacccccggccGGCCGCCTCGCCGCCCGCCGCCTCGCTGGGCTCTCCGCGCCTTCCTCCGTCCGAGGCCGGGCCTGCCCCGCCGTCGCGGAGCCTCCCGTCCGGCCGCCGCCTGCGGGCCAGCACGTGCGCGACTCCCGCGCCCCGCGTCCCGCGCCGCGCCCCGCTGGGCGCAGCGCCCTCCCGGCGGCGGCGCGATGCTGTGCTTCCTGAGGGGAATGGCCTTCGTGCCCTTTCTTCTGGTGACCTGGTCGTCCGCCGCCTTCATCATCTCCTACGTGGTCGCGGTGCTCTCGGGGCACGTCAACCCCTTCCTACCCTACATCAG GAGTTAGCTGTCCCCCTGGTCCATGACGGTGGTGCCCTTTTGGCTTTTGTCTGTGGTGTGGTCTACACACTCCTGCAGTCCGTCATCTCTTACAAATCGTGTCCCCAGTGGAACAGCCTCTCCACGTGCCACGTGCGGATGGCCATCTCTGCCGTTTCCTGCGCAGCTGTGGTCCCCA cccatcctcccctcccacaacccctccagtaa
- the DRAM1 gene encoding DNA damage-regulated autophagy modulator protein 1 isoform X4: MGWVSPRGGHALPPPPPPPATGRWPYHGGEAPGVRGPASRKPRGKKEGPGGPDRYSRVAQELRRPGRLGRPRASPPSRADPRRVRTKSERSPAPRGGRRAPPSPRGPPFCDFTGFATNPGRPRPTHPRPAASPPAASLGSPRLPPSEAGPAPPSRSLPSGRRLRASTCATPAPRVPRRAPLGAAPSRRRRDAVLPEGNGLRALSSGDLVVRRLHHLLRGRGALGARQPLPTLHQGNIPLGMIRSLVIDQRYGCIQDDPLLHDDIVQPI, from the exons ATGGGGTGGGTGTCGCCTCGCGGGGGCCAcgctctcccccccccaccccccccccccgcgacgGGCAGGTGGCCGTACCACGGAGGGGAAGCCCCTGGGGTTCGAGGCCCAGCATCCCGGAAACCCCGAGGGAAGAAGGAGGGCCCGGGAGGACCTGATCGTTATTCCCGAGTTGCTCAAGAGCTGCGGAGGCCGGGCCGGCTGGGACGGCCCCGGGCATCCCCGCCCTCCCGCGCCGACCCCCGCCGAGTCCGAACCAAAAGCGAAAGGAGTCCGGCGCCGCGAGGAGGTCGCCGCGCGCCTCCAAGCCCGCGGGGGCCGCCGTTTTGTGACTTCACCGGTTTCGCAACAAACCCGGGCCGCCCgcgccccacccacccccggccGGCCGCCTCGCCGCCCGCCGCCTCGCTGGGCTCTCCGCGCCTTCCTCCGTCCGAGGCCGGGCCTGCCCCGCCGTCGCGGAGCCTCCCGTCCGGCCGCCGCCTGCGGGCCAGCACGTGCGCGACTCCCGCGCCCCGCGTCCCGCGCCGCGCCCCGCTGGGCGCAGCGCCCTCCCGGCGGCGGCGCGATGCTGTGCTTCCTGAGGGGAATGGCCTTCGTGCCCTTTCTTCTGGTGACCTGGTCGTCCGCCGCCTTCATCATCTCCTACGTGGTCGCGGTGCTCTCGGGGCACGTCAACCCCTTCCTACCCTACATCAG ggcAATATCCCTTTAGGGATGATAAGGTCATTGGTCATTGATCAGCGATACGGATGTATTCAGGATGATCCCCTTTTACATGATGACATTGTTCAACCAATCTGA
- the DRAM1 gene encoding DNA damage-regulated autophagy modulator protein 1 isoform X3, which translates to MLCFLRGMAFVPFLLVTWSSAAFIISYVVAVLSGHVNPFLPYISDTGTTPPESGIFGFMINFSAFLGAATMYTRYKIVEKQNQTSYFSTPVFNLVSLVLGLVGCIGMGIVANFQELAVPLVHDGGALLAFVCGVVYTLLQSVISYKSCPQWNSLSTCHVRMAISAVSCAAVVPMIACASLISITKLEWNPKEKDYIYHVVSAICEWTVAFGFIFYFLTFIHDFQSVTLRISTEINDDI; encoded by the exons ATGCTGTGCTTCCTGAGGGGAATGGCCTTCGTGCCCTTTCTTCTGGTGACCTGGTCGTCCGCCGCCTTCATCATCTCCTACGTGGTCGCGGTGCTCTCGGGGCACGTCAACCCCTTCCTACCCTACATCAG TGATACAGGAACAACACCTCCAGAAAGTGGTATTTTTGGATTTATGATAAACTTCTCTGCATTTCTTG GTGCAGCCACAATGTACACAAGATACAAAATAGTAGAGAAGCAAAATCAAACCAGCTATTTCAGCACGCCTGTTTTTAACCTGGTGTCGCTAGTTCTTGGATTGGTGGGATGTATCGGAATGGGCATTGTAGCCAATTTCCAG GAGTTAGCTGTCCCCCTGGTCCATGACGGTGGTGCCCTTTTGGCTTTTGTCTGTGGTGTGGTCTACACACTCCTGCAGTCCGTCATCTCTTACAAATCGTGTCCCCAGTGGAACAGCCTCTCCACGTGCCACGTGCGGATGGCCATCTCTGCCGTTTCCTGCGCAGCTGTGGTCCCCA TGATCGCCTGTGCTTCACTAATTTCTATAACCAAGCTGGAATGGAATccaaaagaaaag GATTATATATATCACGTAGTGAGTGCAATCTGTGAATGGACAGTggcctttggttttattttctacttcctaACATTCATCCACGATTTCCAG AGTGTCACCCTAAGGATATCCACAGAAATCAATGATGATATttga